CTGGCAAATCTGGCGATCGGTAGGCCCAATTCTCTAAGGTATTTGCCGAGAGGATAAACAGCAAACCCAAAAGGAAAATAAAGCTAGGCCAAAATATGGTTCGTTTCATGATGAAGCTAGACTAGATGATGATGATGGGCCTCCTGCCTGCGGCAGGCGGTTACTCCCTTTGGTCGTCGAAGACGCCCTAAAGGGCTTGTTGTCGTTTCGGGGCTCGCTGCTCGCTCTGGCCTGCGGCCACCCCTGCACATCGCTAAGCCGTTTTGGCCTGCGGCCAATAGGGGCGACTTACCTCTGCTCAAAAGTACAAAGCGAAGCAAAGGCTTTTCCTAAAAGAACTAAAATATTTTCGGTATTCTAAAGTTTTTCCTCAACTTATGGTTGGTGGCAAAAAAATCAATAGCGGCCCTCAAAAAAAAAGCAAAAAAAGTTTGCAACTTGAGACTTTGTTCTATTTTTGCCGCCCCAAGCAAAATTCATTTTTTTCATGCAGCTCTTGCTGCGCACAACTTTCACATTTAGCTGATGAGCAAGACTTTAGGAAGACACATTTTGGTTGAGTTTTTTGGTTGTTCACCTGACATTCTCAACGATGTTATCACCATTGAAAAATCTATGGTAAATGCCGCTCTTGAGGCCCAAGCAACGGTCATCAATGCGACTTTTCACCACTTCTCTCCTTATGGCGTTTCTGGCGTTGTCGTTATTCAAGAAAGCCACTTGGCCATTCATACTTGGCCAGAGTACGGTTATGCTGCGGTAGACCTTTTTACCTGTGGCGATGAGGTAAACCCTTGGATTTCTTATGACTACCTCAAAACAGCTTTTGAGGCAGATTATGGTTCGGCCATGGAGATCAACCGCGGTCAAGCGGACTTGCTCAAGCGAGTAAACATTGACCACCTGCTCAAAGAGCGACAGGGCACCGAGTCGCAACTAGAGCATAAGGTTAAATTTAGCCGCAATGTTTGGTTTACCGATAAGGATGAAAACCTAGCGCTTTCTCTTCGTCATACCGGCAATTTGCTCTACCGCAAAAAGTCTGATTTTCAGACTGTTCAGGTTCTAGAATCTCATGCCTTTGGCAAGATGTTGACTATTGACAACCTTATTATGACTACAGAAAAGGATGAGTTCATCTATCATGAGATGATTACGCATCCGGCCATGTTGAGCCATGCTGCCCCCAAAGACATTTTGGTGATTGGTGGTGGTGATGGAGGAACTGTTCGCGAGTTGTTCCGTCATGATTCGGTAGAAAAGGTGACTATGGTAGAAATTGACGGCAATGTGGTAGAAGCTTGTAAGGAGCATTTGCCTCAGATTGCGGCGGCTTTTGACCATCCTAATTTGGACCTCAAAATTGCCGACGGCATTGCTTATGTAGCTGAAGCGGCTGCAGAAAGCTTTGATATTATCATTGTAGATGGCAGTGACCCTGCTGGTCCAGCAGAGGGACTTTTCTCTGAGGCCTTCTACAAAAATGTATAAAAGGCCCTTAAAAAGGATGGTATTTTGGTATTGCAGAGCGAAAGCCCGCATTTCCATCAAAAAGCCTTTGTTGAGCTCAACCACTGTCTAAAGGATATTTTTGGTGCTGAGGCGGTAGAGGTATACTTGGCTCAGATTCCTACTTATCCTACGGGTACTTGGAGCTTTACTATGGCGAGCAAAGATGGGCAGGCCAAATTGCCTCAGCTTGATCAGGCGGCGGCCAATGCTTTTTCTGAGAAGCATGGCTTGAGCTACTATGATGGGGCGGTACATCAGGCGGCTTTTGCTTTGCCTCCCTTTGTTCGTAAGATGTTGAAATAAGGTTTAGGCCTTAATAGATAAGGAGCGCAGACTTTCCATTGGGGGAGGCTGCGCTTTTTTGGGTCCAAATGGGCGGCGAAGCCGCCCCTGGCCGCAGGCCAGCATGGCCCAGCGCTGCGCAGCCGTGGCCGAAGGCCAGACCAAGCAGGCAAAGCCTGCGAAGGGCCGAGCAGACTTGCGAGCGGCGCAGCATAGCGGCGGCCGCCCGCCCTATTTGGGGCGGCCGCGGGCCCCAAAACCGCATAAAAAAAACAGCTAGCAGAAAACTACTAACTGTTGAGTAATTACTTGAGCATCCAAGCGGTAATGCTGAGTCGAGCTCGTTTGGCGGGCAGGACGGCATGTGGCAACTCATGGCTTCTGAAGCAGACGAATCGGCCAGCTTTGGGGGCAATTTTTACTTCTTGGCCATTGGGGAGTTGGAGCAAGAGCTCTCCCCCATCGGTATCTGCCCAATTTTCATTGAGGTAAAAAATGGCGGAAAACTGTCGGCGGCTATCGTGTTGAAAGCGATCGACATGCATTTTATAAAAGCTGCCTATATCGTAGAAGGCGTAGTGCATTTCTGCGCTGCGCAGGCCCGTATAGCAGCTGCGGTTAAGATAGTGCAGAAAGCCCATCAGGGCCTGTTGGTACTGGGCTTCTAGGGTTTGTGGGCTATGGGGTTCTATCCAGAGAATCTGGTCATTTCGGATAGTGGTATGCTGGGCAGCTTGTTGGCCGATGCCAGCGGTTTTGAACTTAGATTGGGCTTTTTGGGCCAGCAAATAAGTTCGGATTTGGGCCACAAAAGGGGCTGGCAGAAAATCATCTACCAGCCCGTAGCCCTGCTCAATAATCCCAGTAATTAGGGATTCGTATTTTTCTTCCATTCAAGGGATTAAAAGCGCCATTGGTTGGCGTACTTAACAAAAATTTTGGCCAAATTGATTGCGTCATCAATACCTCGGTGGTGGGCGCCTTCAAACTCAAAGCCTTCTCGTTCGACGGCTCTTTTGAGGCCAATTTCTCGGCGGATGCCCTTAATGCGGGGATATTGATGTTTGAGGCTAATGTGTTTATCGGTCCAATCGGCCGGTAAATCGTGTAGCTTACAATTTCGGGCTAAAGCCTTGCGGTCAAAGAAACCCCAAGAGCAGAGCAAGTAGTCTTCGCCTTTTGTTAGGCCGATCCAATCTTGAAAATCCTCGATTACGGTAGGAAATTCATCGGCTTGGTTGACCTCTATTTGGCTGATTCCGGTTAGTTGCGTACAAAAATCGGAGAGTTGTGGATGTTCGCTTGGGCGGACAAAGCTCTCGAATCTGGATTGTAGTTCGGCGTATTCATTAAAGAGAAGAGCGCCGATTTCGATAATTTCTTGGCTGCGCCCCCGTCGTTCCACATCAGTTTTCCAACAGGTAGCTTCTAGATCATAAATGATAAAGTTCATAATATTTTTTGGAG
This genomic interval from Saprospira grandis contains the following:
- a CDS encoding 2OG-Fe(II) oxygenase: MEEKYESLITGIIEQGYGLVDDFLPAPFVAQIRTYLLAQKAQSKFKTAGIGQQAAQHTTIRNDQILWIEPHSPQTLEAQYQQALMGFLHYLNRSCYTGLRSAEMHYAFYDIGSFYKMHVDRFQHDSRRQFSAIFYLNENWADTDGGELLLQLPNGQEVKIAPKAGRFVCFRSHELPHAVLPAKRARLSITAWMLK
- a CDS encoding 3'-5' exonuclease produces the protein MNFIIYDLEATCWKTDVERRGRSQEIIEIGALLFNEYAELQSRFESFVRPSEHPQLSDFCTQLTGISQIEVNQADEFPTVIEDFQDWIGLTKGEDYLLCSWGFFDRKALARNCKLHDLPADWTDKHISLKHQYPRIKGIRREIGLKRAVEREGFEFEGAHHRGIDDAINLAKIFVKYANQWRF